A single region of the Mycobacterium avium subsp. avium genome encodes:
- a CDS encoding alpha/beta hydrolase, which translates to MPNNDVHPDLQRFARFAPRRLVGPRTLPLMRVALAWRGRLGKPVRDVEVITLGSGVGVRLFRPAGAAETTPALLWIHGGGYVLGTAQQDDQLCSRFSRRLGITVASVDYRLAPEHRYPVPLEDCYTALTWLAGLPSVDRYRIAIGGASAGGGLAAALALLARDRAEVSPAFQLLTYPMLDDRSSDTAPSPNYRLWDNRSNRFGWAAYLGDADPHVAVPARRDDLSGLPPAWIGVGTHDLFHDEDLAYAERLRAAGVPCQVETIPGAFHGFDLILPKVQVSQRFFDSQCNSLRAALTPAG; encoded by the coding sequence GTGCCGAACAACGATGTTCATCCTGACCTGCAACGATTTGCCCGGTTCGCGCCGCGACGACTGGTCGGCCCGCGAACGCTGCCGCTGATGCGGGTGGCGCTTGCCTGGCGCGGGCGGCTGGGCAAGCCGGTCCGCGACGTCGAGGTGATCACGCTCGGTTCCGGGGTGGGGGTCCGCCTGTTCCGGCCCGCCGGCGCCGCGGAGACGACGCCCGCGCTGCTGTGGATCCACGGCGGCGGCTACGTGCTGGGCACCGCCCAGCAGGACGACCAGCTGTGCAGCCGGTTCAGCCGACGGCTGGGCATCACGGTCGCATCGGTGGACTACCGCCTGGCGCCCGAACATCGGTATCCGGTGCCGCTGGAGGACTGCTATACGGCGCTGACCTGGCTGGCCGGTCTGCCGTCGGTGGACCGCTACCGCATCGCCATCGGCGGGGCCAGCGCCGGCGGCGGCCTGGCCGCGGCGCTGGCGCTGCTGGCCCGCGACCGCGCCGAGGTGAGCCCCGCATTCCAGCTGCTGACCTATCCCATGCTCGACGACCGCAGCTCGGACACCGCGCCCAGCCCGAACTATCGGCTGTGGGACAACCGCAGCAACAGGTTCGGCTGGGCGGCCTACCTCGGCGACGCCGACCCGCACGTCGCGGTGCCCGCCCGGCGGGACGACCTCAGCGGACTGCCGCCGGCCTGGATCGGGGTGGGCACCCATGACCTGTTCCACGACGAGGACCTCGCCTACGCCGAACGGCTGCGGGCAGCCGGGGTGCCCTGCCAGGTGGAGACCATCCCCGGCGCCTTCCACGGCTTCGACCTGATTTTGCCGAAAGTTCAAGTGTCGCAGCGGTTTTTCGACAGCCAGTGCAACAGCCTGCGGGCCGCGCTGACGCCGGCCGGCTGA
- a CDS encoding aldehyde dehydrogenase: MSDIQTQAKTEYDKLFIGGKWTEPSTSEVIEVHCPATGEYVGKVPLAAAADVDAAVAAARAAFDNGPWPTTPPKERAAVIANALKVMEERKDLFTGLLAAETGQPPTSVETMHWMSSIGALNFFAGPAVDQVKWKEVRTGGYGQSIVHREPIGVVGAIVAWNVPLFLAVNKLGPALLAGCTVVLKPAAETPLSANALAEAFAEAGLPEGVLSVVPGGIETGQALTSNTDVDIFSFTGSSAVGREIGRRAADMLKPCTLELGGKSAAIVLDDVDLPSALPMLVFSGIMNSGQACVAQTRILAPRSRYDEIVDAVSTFVQSLPVGLPSDPAAQIGSLISEKQRARVEGYIAKGIEEGARLVCGGGRPEGLDSGFFVQPTVFADVDNKMTIAQEEIFGPVLSIIPYDTEEDAIKIANDSVYGLAGSVWTADVQRGIAVSEKIRTGTYAINWYAFDPCCPFGGYKNSGIGRENGPEGVEHFTQQKSVLMPMGYTLEG; encoded by the coding sequence ATGAGCGACATCCAGACTCAGGCCAAGACCGAATACGACAAGCTTTTCATCGGCGGCAAGTGGACCGAACCGTCCACCTCCGAGGTGATCGAGGTGCACTGCCCGGCCACCGGTGAGTACGTCGGCAAGGTGCCGCTGGCCGCGGCGGCCGACGTGGACGCCGCGGTGGCCGCGGCCCGCGCGGCCTTCGACAACGGCCCGTGGCCGACCACCCCGCCCAAGGAGCGCGCGGCCGTGATCGCCAACGCGCTCAAGGTGATGGAGGAGCGCAAGGACCTGTTCACCGGGCTGCTCGCCGCCGAGACCGGCCAGCCGCCGACCAGCGTGGAAACGATGCACTGGATGAGCTCCATCGGGGCGCTGAACTTCTTCGCCGGTCCGGCGGTGGACCAGGTCAAGTGGAAAGAGGTGCGCACCGGGGGCTACGGGCAAAGCATCGTGCACCGCGAGCCGATCGGCGTGGTGGGCGCGATCGTCGCCTGGAACGTGCCGCTGTTCCTGGCCGTCAACAAGCTGGGCCCGGCGCTGCTCGCCGGCTGCACGGTGGTGCTCAAGCCGGCGGCCGAAACACCGCTGAGCGCAAACGCTTTGGCCGAGGCCTTCGCCGAGGCGGGGCTGCCCGAGGGCGTGCTGTCGGTGGTGCCCGGCGGGATCGAGACCGGGCAGGCGCTGACGTCCAACACCGACGTCGACATCTTCTCCTTCACCGGCAGCTCGGCGGTCGGCAGGGAGATCGGCCGTCGCGCCGCCGACATGCTCAAGCCGTGCACCCTGGAGCTGGGCGGGAAATCCGCGGCCATCGTCCTCGACGACGTCGACCTGCCCTCGGCGCTGCCGATGCTGGTCTTCTCCGGGATCATGAACAGCGGGCAGGCCTGCGTGGCCCAGACCCGCATCCTGGCCCCGCGGTCGCGCTACGACGAAATCGTGGATGCGGTAAGCACTTTCGTGCAGTCGCTGCCGGTGGGTCTGCCGTCGGACCCGGCCGCCCAGATCGGTTCGCTGATCAGCGAGAAGCAGCGGGCGCGGGTCGAGGGCTACATCGCCAAGGGCATCGAGGAGGGCGCGCGGCTGGTGTGCGGCGGCGGCCGCCCCGAGGGTCTGGACAGCGGCTTCTTCGTGCAGCCGACGGTGTTCGCCGACGTCGACAACAAGATGACAATCGCCCAGGAGGAGATCTTCGGGCCGGTGCTGTCGATCATCCCCTACGACACCGAAGAGGACGCGATCAAAATCGCCAACGACTCGGTGTACGGCCTGGCCGGCAGCGTGTGGACCGCCGACGTGCAGCGGGGCATCGCGGTGTCGGAGAAGATCCGCACCGGCACGTACGCGATCAACTGGTACGCGTTCGACCCGTGTTGCCCGTTCGGCGGCTACAAGAACTCCGGCATCGGCCGGGAGAACGGGCCCGAGGGTGTCGAGCACTTCACGCAGCAGAAGAGCGTGCTGATGCCGATGGGCTACACGCTCGAGGGCTAG
- a CDS encoding TetR/AcrR family transcriptional regulator, protein MPTTKQQAPAKRGGTRTKMLASAAEVMRERGAAGVTIDAVLARSGAPRGSVYYHFPDGRNQILAEALRYSGDSITALIDQAAGRGGRALLREFVEYWERLLTEGGFTAGCPVVAAAIGCSEDEGPKLSAEAGAILGRWCTALTRAFVNDGFDDADAASLAVMSIAALEGGIVLSRSTRNAGPLHQVGEQLEFLIKAREFVVRNKIPGKQPGSR, encoded by the coding sequence GTGCCGACCACCAAGCAGCAGGCCCCGGCCAAGCGCGGGGGCACCCGGACCAAGATGCTGGCCAGCGCCGCCGAGGTGATGCGCGAGCGCGGCGCCGCCGGCGTGACCATCGATGCGGTGCTGGCCCGCAGCGGCGCACCGCGCGGCTCGGTCTACTACCACTTCCCCGACGGACGCAACCAGATCCTGGCCGAGGCGCTGCGCTATTCGGGTGACTCGATCACCGCCCTCATCGACCAGGCGGCCGGCCGCGGCGGCCGGGCGCTGCTGCGCGAGTTCGTCGAATACTGGGAGCGGCTGCTGACCGAGGGCGGCTTCACCGCCGGCTGTCCGGTCGTGGCCGCGGCGATCGGCTGCTCGGAGGACGAGGGCCCCAAGCTGTCCGCCGAGGCCGGCGCCATCCTGGGCCGCTGGTGCACCGCGCTCACCCGCGCCTTCGTCAACGACGGCTTCGACGACGCCGACGCCGCGTCGCTGGCCGTGATGTCGATCGCCGCGCTGGAGGGCGGCATCGTGCTGTCCCGCTCGACCCGCAACGCCGGCCCGCTACATCAGGTCGGCGAGCAACTCGAATTCCTGATCAAGGCAAGGGAATTCGTCGTACGCAACAAGATCCCGGGCAAGCAACCCGGCTCGCGGTGA
- a CDS encoding class I SAM-dependent methyltransferase, protein MAVTDIFARRATLARSVRLLSQFRYERSEPARFYGALAADTAAMVDDLWRAGHGESAAGRTLLDVGGGPGYFAAAFADAGVRYLGVEPDPGEMHAAGPVVAADTGTFVRASGMALPFADDSVDICLSSNVAEHVPRPWQLGAEMLRVTRPGGLAVLSYTVWLGPFGGHEMGLTHYLGGSRAAARYARKHGHPAKNNYGSSLFEVSVADGLAWAACTGAELAAFPRYHPRWAWWLTSVPVLREFLVSNLVLVLQPQ, encoded by the coding sequence GTGGCCGTGACCGACATCTTCGCGCGCCGGGCGACGCTGGCCCGCTCGGTGCGGCTGCTGTCGCAGTTCCGCTACGAACGGTCGGAGCCGGCCCGCTTCTACGGCGCGCTGGCGGCCGACACCGCGGCGATGGTGGACGACCTGTGGCGGGCCGGGCACGGCGAATCCGCGGCCGGCCGCACCCTGCTAGACGTCGGCGGCGGGCCGGGGTATTTCGCGGCGGCCTTCGCCGACGCCGGCGTCCGCTATCTGGGCGTCGAGCCCGATCCCGGCGAGATGCACGCGGCCGGCCCCGTCGTCGCCGCCGACACGGGCACGTTCGTGCGCGCCTCGGGCATGGCGCTGCCGTTCGCCGACGACTCGGTGGACATCTGCCTGTCCTCCAACGTCGCCGAACACGTGCCGCGGCCCTGGCAACTCGGCGCCGAGATGCTGCGGGTGACCAGGCCCGGCGGGCTGGCGGTGCTCTCCTACACCGTGTGGCTGGGCCCGTTCGGCGGCCACGAGATGGGCCTGACCCACTACCTCGGCGGGTCCCGCGCCGCCGCGCGCTACGCCCGCAAGCACGGCCATCCGGCCAAAAACAACTACGGGTCGTCGTTGTTCGAGGTGTCGGTGGCCGACGGCCTGGCGTGGGCGGCGTGCACCGGCGCCGAGCTGGCCGCATTTCCCCGCTACCACCCGCGATGGGCGTGGTGGCTGACCTCGGTCCCGGTGCTGCGCGAGTTCCTGGTCAGCAATCTGGTGCTGGTCCTGCAACCCCAATAG
- a CDS encoding amidohydrolase family protein produces the protein MLIQRATLLDGTAADIRVGARIEEVAPADDGLAARAGEGVLYAGGGTVLPGLHDHHVHLRSAASALDSFFVGPPGVSTRAELTRLLANATPGPDGWIRAVGYHDSVAGALDRTALDAIVRDVPVRIQHRSGALWILNSEALGRIGLAEHPDGRLRSADRGWSQALAHRETDLAELSRRITATGVTGVTDATPDLDDDDRAALAAAHARGEFRPRPSFLSPGKKILHDDRLNLDALTEWVAGQHDTGQPVAVHCVTAAQLVVAIAALRAAGTHPRDRIEHAAVVPDDNLADLAELGVTVVTQPNFVAERGDQYLAEVPADEHDQLWRLASLRDARVPVALSTDMPFGHGDPWTAMRAAVHRTTPSGVVLGARECVSARTALTMFLGRADQPDRVRSVQPGEPGDLCVLNEPPHTALAELDAGMVAATIIGGELVYFAM, from the coding sequence ATGCTGATTCAGCGGGCCACGCTGCTGGACGGGACGGCGGCCGACATCCGGGTGGGCGCGCGGATCGAGGAGGTGGCGCCCGCGGATGACGGCCTGGCGGCCAGGGCGGGGGAGGGGGTGCTTTACGCCGGCGGCGGCACCGTGCTGCCCGGGCTGCACGACCACCACGTGCACCTGCGCTCGGCTGCCTCGGCGCTGGATTCGTTCTTCGTCGGGCCGCCCGGCGTCAGCACCCGCGCCGAGCTCACCCGGCTGCTGGCCAACGCCACGCCCGGACCCGACGGGTGGATCCGCGCCGTGGGCTATCACGATTCGGTCGCCGGCGCGCTCGACCGGACCGCGCTGGATGCCATAGTGCGCGACGTCCCGGTCCGCATCCAGCACCGCAGCGGCGCGCTGTGGATCCTCAATTCCGAGGCGCTGGGCCGGATCGGGCTGGCCGAACACCCGGACGGGCGGCTGCGCAGCGCCGACCGCGGCTGGTCGCAGGCGCTGGCGCACCGGGAGACCGACCTGGCCGAGCTCAGCCGCCGGATCACCGCGACCGGCGTCACCGGAGTCACCGACGCCACCCCCGACCTGGACGACGACGACCGGGCCGCGCTGGCCGCCGCCCACGCGCGCGGCGAATTCCGGCCCCGGCCCAGCTTCCTCTCGCCGGGCAAGAAGATCCTGCACGACGACCGCCTCAACCTCGACGCCCTCACGGAATGGGTTGCCGGACAGCACGACACGGGCCAGCCGGTCGCCGTGCACTGCGTCACCGCCGCCCAGCTGGTGGTGGCCATCGCCGCCCTGCGGGCGGCCGGCACCCACCCGCGGGACCGCATCGAACATGCCGCCGTGGTGCCCGACGACAACCTGGCCGATCTGGCCGAACTCGGGGTGACCGTGGTGACCCAGCCCAATTTCGTCGCCGAGCGCGGTGATCAGTACCTGGCCGAGGTACCCGCCGACGAGCACGACCAGTTGTGGCGCCTCGCTTCGCTGCGCGACGCGCGGGTGCCCGTCGCGCTGTCCACCGACATGCCGTTCGGCCACGGCGACCCGTGGACGGCGATGCGCGCCGCCGTGCACCGCACCACGCCCAGCGGCGTCGTGCTGGGCGCCCGCGAATGTGTCTCGGCGCGAACGGCTTTGACGATGTTTTTGGGCCGGGCCGACCAGCCGGACCGGGTGCGCAGCGTGCAGCCCGGCGAGCCGGGCGACCTGTGTGTGCTCAACGAGCCGCCGCACACCGCGCTGGCCGAACTGGACGCCGGCATGGTGGCCGCCACCATCATCGGCGGTGAGCTCGTCTACTTCGCGATGTGA
- a CDS encoding crotonase/enoyl-CoA hydratase family protein, whose protein sequence is MSTGNEEAGEPEVLVEQRDRILIITINRPKAKNAVNAAVANGLAAAVDRLDSEPGLSVGVLTGAGGSFCAGMDLKAFARGELPIVEGRGMGFTERPPAKPLIAAVEGYALAGGTELALATDLIVASKDAAFGIPEVKRGLVAGGGGLLRLPQRIPSAIAMELALTGDNLSAERAHALGMVNVLAEPGSALDEAIALAEKIAANGPLAVAATKRIIVESRGWSPETMFAEQNKLLAPVFSSNDAKEGAIAFAEKRPPKWTGT, encoded by the coding sequence GTGAGCACTGGGAACGAAGAAGCCGGCGAACCCGAGGTCCTGGTCGAACAACGGGATCGGATCCTCATCATCACGATCAACCGGCCGAAGGCCAAGAACGCGGTCAACGCCGCGGTGGCCAACGGACTGGCCGCCGCCGTCGACCGGCTGGATAGCGAGCCCGGTCTGTCGGTCGGCGTCCTGACCGGGGCCGGCGGCTCCTTTTGCGCGGGTATGGATCTGAAGGCCTTCGCCCGCGGCGAGCTGCCCATCGTCGAGGGCCGCGGCATGGGTTTCACCGAACGCCCGCCGGCCAAGCCGCTGATCGCGGCGGTCGAGGGTTACGCGCTGGCCGGCGGCACCGAGCTGGCGCTGGCCACCGACCTGATCGTCGCCTCCAAGGACGCGGCCTTCGGCATTCCGGAGGTCAAGCGCGGCCTGGTCGCCGGGGGCGGCGGGCTGCTGCGGCTGCCGCAGCGCATCCCGTCCGCGATCGCCATGGAGCTGGCGCTGACCGGTGACAACCTCAGCGCCGAGCGGGCGCACGCGCTCGGCATGGTCAACGTGCTGGCCGAGCCCGGCAGCGCGCTGGACGAGGCGATCGCGCTGGCCGAGAAGATCGCGGCGAACGGGCCGCTGGCGGTGGCCGCCACCAAGCGGATCATCGTCGAGTCCCGCGGCTGGAGCCCGGAGACCATGTTCGCCGAGCAGAACAAGCTGCTGGCCCCCGTGTTCTCCTCCAACGACGCCAAGGAAGGCGCCATCGCGTTCGCGGAGAAGCGGCCCCCCAAGTGGACGGGCACCTGA
- a CDS encoding alpha/beta hydrolase gives MAPGMTPYLKWLLRARPADYALAVSLAGASLPVVGRHLEPLAGLTAMGMWGARHAPEVISAATRDMFAPGGGDARRRDRESTQQVSLAALRGLVSAAELESQWPVAQRTPPIWDGVRRHRHLYRRAVHYGHHPAQVLDVWRRKDLPAQPAPVLIFVPGGAWVHGKSMGQGSALMSRLAEQGWVCLAIDYRVAPHHRWPRHIVDVKTAIAWARANVDKFGGDRNFVAIAGCSAGGHLSALAGLTPDDPQYRGMLPEGADTSVDAVVGIYGRYDWEDRSTPERVRFVDFLERVVVRKSIARHPEVFRDASPIARVHRNAPPFLVIHGSKDSVIPVEQARSFVERLRAVSHSTVGYLELPGAGHGYDLIDGERAGAAAHVCSLFLDQVHRSKTRIGAKEVI, from the coding sequence ATGGCGCCGGGCATGACTCCCTACCTGAAGTGGCTGCTGCGGGCCCGCCCCGCCGACTATGCGCTGGCCGTGAGCCTGGCCGGGGCGTCGCTGCCGGTGGTCGGCAGGCACCTCGAGCCGCTGGCCGGCCTGACGGCCATGGGCATGTGGGGCGCCCGGCACGCACCCGAGGTGATCTCGGCGGCCACCCGGGACATGTTCGCCCCGGGTGGCGGCGACGCGCGGCGCCGGGACCGGGAGAGCACGCAGCAGGTCTCCCTGGCGGCGTTGCGCGGGCTGGTATCGGCCGCCGAGCTGGAGAGCCAGTGGCCGGTGGCCCAGCGCACCCCGCCGATCTGGGACGGCGTGCGCCGGCACCGCCACCTGTATCGGCGCGCCGTCCACTATGGCCACCACCCGGCCCAGGTGCTCGACGTGTGGCGGCGCAAGGACCTGCCCGCGCAGCCCGCGCCGGTGCTGATCTTCGTGCCCGGCGGCGCCTGGGTGCACGGCAAGTCCATGGGCCAGGGCTCGGCGCTCATGTCGCGGCTGGCCGAACAGGGCTGGGTGTGCCTGGCGATCGACTACCGGGTGGCCCCGCACCACCGCTGGCCGCGTCACATCGTCGACGTCAAAACCGCCATCGCCTGGGCGCGGGCCAACGTCGACAAGTTCGGCGGCGACCGCAATTTCGTTGCGATAGCGGGATGTTCGGCCGGCGGCCACCTGAGCGCGCTGGCCGGGCTGACTCCCGACGACCCGCAGTACCGGGGCATGCTGCCCGAGGGCGCCGACACCTCGGTGGACGCGGTCGTCGGGATCTACGGTCGCTACGACTGGGAGGACCGCTCGACGCCGGAGCGGGTCCGGTTCGTCGATTTTCTGGAGCGGGTGGTGGTCAGGAAGTCGATCGCCCGTCATCCCGAGGTGTTCCGCGACGCCTCGCCGATCGCCCGGGTGCACCGAAATGCGCCGCCGTTCTTGGTGATTCACGGCAGCAAGGACAGCGTCATCCCGGTCGAGCAGGCCCGCAGCTTCGTCGAGCGGCTCAGGGCGGTGTCGCATTCGACGGTGGGCTACCTGGAGTTGCCCGGGGCGGGCCACGGATACGACCTCATCGACGGCGAGCGGGCCGGTGCGGCGGCACACGTGTGCTCGCTGTTCCTCGATCAGGTTCATCGCAGCAAGACGCGGATCGGGGCAAAAGAGGTCATCTAA
- a CDS encoding glycosyltransferase family 4 protein has product MSSLRSVLLLCWRDTGHPQGGGSEAYLQRIGAQLAAAGIAVTLRTARYPGAPRRDVVDGVRISRAGGRYSVYIWALLAMAVARLGLGPLRTVRPDVVVDTQNGLPFLARLIYGRRVVVLVHHCHREQWPVAGPVLGRLGWFVESTLSPRLNRRNQYVTVSLPSARDLVALGVDGTRIAVVRNGLDEAPAPSLSGPRAAAPRVVVLSRLVPHKQIEDALEAVARLRPRVPGLHLDIVGDGWWRQRLVEHVDRLGIGSAVTFHGHVDDVTKHHVLQGAWVHLLPSRKEGWGLAVVEAAQHRVPTIGYRSSGGLSDSIVDEVTGILVDTHAELVDRLEQLLADPVLRDQLGAKAHTRSGEFSWAQSADAMRGVLEAVQAGRTVSGLVSGRG; this is encoded by the coding sequence ATGTCTTCCTTGCGCTCCGTGCTGCTGCTGTGCTGGCGCGATACCGGGCACCCGCAGGGCGGCGGCAGCGAGGCCTATCTGCAGCGCATCGGCGCGCAGCTGGCCGCGGCCGGCATCGCGGTCACGTTGCGCACCGCCCGCTATCCCGGGGCGCCGCGCCGCGACGTCGTCGACGGCGTCCGGATCAGCCGGGCCGGCGGCCGCTACTCCGTGTACATCTGGGCGTTGCTGGCGATGGCGGTCGCCCGGCTGGGGCTGGGGCCGCTGCGCACGGTGCGGCCCGACGTGGTCGTCGACACCCAGAACGGCCTGCCGTTTCTGGCCCGGCTGATCTACGGGCGCCGGGTGGTGGTGCTGGTGCACCATTGCCACCGCGAGCAGTGGCCGGTGGCCGGGCCGGTGCTAGGCCGGCTGGGCTGGTTCGTCGAGTCGACGCTGTCGCCGCGGCTGAACCGGCGCAACCAGTACGTGACGGTGTCGCTGCCGTCGGCCCGCGACCTGGTGGCCCTCGGCGTCGACGGCACGCGGATCGCGGTGGTGCGCAACGGCCTGGACGAGGCGCCCGCGCCGTCGCTGTCCGGGCCTCGCGCCGCCGCGCCGCGGGTGGTTGTGCTGTCCCGGCTGGTGCCGCACAAGCAGATCGAGGACGCGCTGGAGGCCGTCGCCCGGCTGCGGCCGCGGGTGCCGGGCCTGCATCTGGACATCGTCGGCGACGGCTGGTGGCGGCAGCGGCTGGTCGAGCATGTCGACCGCCTCGGCATCGGTTCGGCGGTGACGTTTCACGGTCACGTCGACGACGTGACGAAACACCATGTGCTGCAAGGGGCTTGGGTGCACCTGCTGCCGTCGCGCAAGGAGGGCTGGGGTCTGGCGGTGGTCGAGGCGGCCCAGCACCGGGTGCCGACCATCGGCTACCGCTCCTCGGGCGGCCTGTCGGACTCGATCGTCGACGAGGTGACCGGGATATTGGTGGACACCCATGCCGAGCTCGTGGACCGGCTCGAGCAGCTGCTCGCCGACCCGGTGCTGCGCGACCAGCTCGGCGCCAAGGCGCACACCCGCAGCGGCGAATTCTCTTGGGCGCAAAGCGCCGACGCGATGCGCGGCGTGCTCGAAGCGGTGCAGGCCGGCCGCACGGTCAGCGGCCTGGTCAGCGGGCGCGGCTGA
- a CDS encoding class I adenylate-forming enzyme family protein codes for MSISLLLEMAASSNAERTAVVSQDVRLTTQELSDLADGGAAVVAGSNAKHLVYVGTGGVLLPVLIFTAARAGVAFTPINYRLSAEGIRALIERLPEPLVVVDARYRDMVGEAPGGVMDSDDFLAAARAAEPAADAFADPDSVAIVLFTSGTTSQPKAVELSHNNLTSYITGTVEFGAADETDAALICVPPYHIAGVSAALSNLYAGRKMVYLPNFDAREWVRLINAENVTTATVVPTMLDRIVTVLENGDPDTGAPIELPSLRNLAYGGSKVGLPLVRRALELLPHVGFVNAYGLTETSSTIAVLTPDDHRAALAATTPEAARRLGSVGQAVAGIELQIRDEAGNVLPPGETGELFVRGEQVSGRYTGIGSVLDEDGWFPTRDIAMLDDEGYLFIGGRSDDTIIRGGENIAPAELEEVLVEHPHVRDVAVVGVEDPQWGQAIVAVVVPAAGVEPDPEELREFVRKSLRGSRTPDEVVFRDELPTTATGKVLRREIIATLAGLRAAPAQQ; via the coding sequence ATGAGCATTTCGCTGCTGCTCGAGATGGCCGCGTCGAGCAACGCCGAGCGCACGGCGGTGGTCTCGCAAGACGTGCGGCTGACCACCCAAGAGCTCAGCGATCTCGCCGACGGCGGGGCGGCGGTGGTGGCCGGTTCGAACGCCAAGCACCTGGTGTACGTGGGCACCGGCGGCGTGCTGCTGCCGGTGCTGATCTTCACCGCGGCGCGCGCCGGGGTGGCTTTCACGCCGATCAACTACCGGCTCTCCGCCGAGGGCATCCGGGCGCTGATCGAGCGGCTGCCCGAGCCGTTGGTGGTGGTCGACGCCCGCTACCGCGACATGGTCGGGGAGGCGCCGGGCGGGGTCATGGACTCCGACGACTTCCTGGCCGCCGCCCGCGCCGCCGAGCCCGCCGCGGACGCGTTCGCCGACCCGGACTCCGTCGCGATCGTGCTGTTCACCTCGGGCACCACCTCGCAGCCCAAGGCCGTCGAGCTCTCGCACAACAACCTGACCAGCTACATCACCGGGACCGTCGAATTCGGGGCGGCCGACGAAACCGACGCCGCGCTGATCTGCGTCCCGCCGTACCACATCGCCGGGGTCAGCGCCGCGCTGTCGAATCTGTATGCCGGCCGCAAGATGGTGTACCTGCCGAATTTCGATGCGCGGGAATGGGTTCGGCTGATCAACGCCGAGAACGTGACGACCGCGACGGTAGTGCCCACCATGCTCGACCGCATCGTCACGGTGCTGGAGAACGGCGACCCGGACACCGGGGCGCCGATCGAGCTGCCGTCGCTGCGCAACCTGGCCTACGGCGGCTCCAAGGTCGGCCTGCCGCTGGTGCGCCGGGCGCTGGAGCTGCTGCCTCACGTCGGCTTCGTCAACGCCTACGGCCTCACCGAGACCAGCTCGACCATCGCGGTGCTGACCCCCGACGACCACCGCGCGGCGCTGGCGGCGACCACTCCCGAGGCCGCGCGGCGGCTCGGATCGGTGGGGCAGGCGGTGGCCGGCATCGAGCTGCAGATCCGCGACGAAGCCGGAAATGTGTTGCCGCCCGGGGAAACCGGGGAACTGTTCGTGCGCGGCGAGCAGGTCTCGGGCCGCTACACCGGGATCGGCTCGGTGCTCGACGAGGACGGCTGGTTCCCGACGCGCGACATCGCCATGCTCGACGACGAGGGCTATCTGTTCATCGGCGGGCGCAGCGACGACACCATCATCCGCGGCGGGGAGAACATCGCGCCCGCCGAGCTGGAGGAGGTCCTGGTCGAGCATCCCCACGTGCGCGACGTCGCGGTGGTCGGCGTCGAGGACCCGCAGTGGGGCCAGGCCATCGTCGCGGTGGTGGTGCCGGCGGCCGGTGTCGAACCCGATCCCGAGGAATTGCGCGAGTTCGTCCGCAAGAGTTTGCGCGGTTCGCGCACGCCCGACGAGGTAGTGTTTCGCGACGAGCTGCCCACCACCGCCACCGGCAAGGTGTTGCGGCGGGAGATCATCGCGACCCTAGCCGGATTGCGCGCCGCACCGGCCCAGCAGTAA